A part of Bacillus rossius redtenbacheri isolate Brsri chromosome 1, Brsri_v3, whole genome shotgun sequence genomic DNA contains:
- the LOC134528560 gene encoding vacuolar protein sorting-associated protein 28 homolog, with the protein MSILGGMPSQESNRPELYEEVKLYRNARDREKYDNMADVYALVNTLQNLEKAYIRDCVTPKEYTAACSRLLVQCKAAFKHVQGSEFPTIDAFVKKFRLDCPGALERIKEDRPITIKDDKGNTSKCIADIVSLFITLMDKLRLDLRAMDELQPDLRDLADTMSRFSLLPPDFPGRSKVAEWLATFASLQASDQLSDAQARQLIFDLETSLNAFHQLLHDSA; encoded by the exons ATGTCAATTCTTGGCGGAATGCCATCTCAAG AATCAAACAGGCCTGAACTCTACGAGGAAGTTAAACTGTATAGAAATGCAAGAGACAGAGAGAA GTACGACAACATGGCGGACGTGTATGCCCTCGTCAACACCTTGCAGAACCTGGAGAAGGCGTACATCAGGGACTGCGTCACGCCCAAGGAGTACACGGCCGCCTGCTCGCGCCTCCTCGTGCAGTGCAAGGCTGCGTTCAAGCACGTCCAGGGGTCCGAGTTCCCCACCATAGACGCCTTCGTGAAGAAGTTCAGG ctggaTTGCCCTGGTGCTCTAGAAAGGATCAAAGAAGACAGGCCAATCACGATCAAGGATGACAAAGGGAACACCAGCAAGTGTATTGCTGATATTGTCTCT CTGTTCATCACGCTGATGGACAAGCTGCGGCTGGACCTGCGGGCCATGGACGAGCTCCAGCCGGACCTGCGCGACCTGGCCGACACCATGAGCCGGTTCAGCCTGCTGCCGCCGGACTTCCCGGGCCGCAGCAAGGTGGCTGAGTGGCTGGCCACGTTCGCCAGCCTGCAGGCGTCCGACCAGCTGAGCGACGCCCAGGCGCGCCAGCTCATCTTCGACCTGGAGACGTCGCTCAACGCCTTCCACCAGCTGCTGCACGACAGCGCCTAG